The segment CAAAGTAGTCATCTCGCTCCGTCGAGATGAACGGGACACTCCCTTTACCGGACGTTTTCTCGCTTTTGGACGCCGTGTGCTCATCTCGCGGAGCGAGATGGCTACTTTTCACGACCCGCCAAATCCGCCCCTTGTCGTCCCCTTCGCGGTAATGCGGCAGAAGCTCCTCTTTGCCGTTCTGAGGCAACCACTGCGGGTGCTCGATCATATAACGATACATATCTGCGACCCACAGTGCGCCATCTGGCCCAGTGCGCACCATAACCGGGCGGCACCAGCGGTCTTCGCTGGCGAGGAAGTCCATCTTTGACTCGGCGGGATCGCGCACGGCTTTGAAGGTGACGCCATCATCTTCGAGGATGTGATGCTGCACGACGTTGTGAAACGGCTCGCAGGTGAAGGCGTGCGTTTTGCCGTCGTTGAAGAGCACTACATCGCGATAGACCTCAATGCCGCAGGCGCTGGTGAAGCGTCCGGCTTGATCGAAGCTGTGAAAGCGCTTCTCCATGCTGCTGGCGGGATACACGGGCGGATTTCGCGGGAAAAGCTGCTGGATCGGGTCCGGCGGGATGACGTGCGGATTGCGGCGCAGGTAGTGATCCTGCAAGACGTAGTGCCAGAGCGGGGAACTGTTCTGCACGCCGAACCAGTGGCCCCAGTCGTCGCGGGCGCGACCGAACTGCGAGGGGCCGCTCTGCGGATCAAACTCGCCGGTGTCCGGCTTGAAGCGGAAATCGCGGCTGCCGAGGTCGATCTTCTCGCCGGTGAGCTTGCACTCGATCTGCGTGCCTTTGTTGTAGCCGCCGTGATGCGCGCCCGCCGCGCAATACACCCAGCCGTCCATGCCCCAGCGCAGGCCGTTCACGCGGAGCTGCTGATTGCCGGTGCTGAAGCCGGTGTAGAGCACTTTCTTCGTGCCATCCGGCGAAATGAAAAAGATGTCCGGCGCGGCGGTGACGATGACGCCTTCACGCCACGTCAGGATGCCGGTGGGATAGCTCAAGTCGCTGACGATGTCGCTACGTTTGTCGTAGCGACCATCACTGTCCGTGTCCTCCAGCCGCACCACGCGTCCGCCGGCCTTGCCATTGCCGTCCATGCCGAGAGGGTAGTCCGCCATCTCGATGACCCACAGGCGACCCTGCTCATCCCAATCAAACGCCACCGGATCGAGCACCACCGGCTCCGCCGCGACGAGCTCGATGCGGTAACCCTCGCGCACATGCCACTTCTTCGCGGATTCTTCGGGGGAGAGGGGTTGCGAAGCTGTTGGCACCTTCTTAGTCGCGGCAGCGTCGTGGAGTGCGGGGGCAGAGATGCCGGGGCCACCCGGCATCGGCGACACCGCTGTCGAGCGGTCTTTGGTGTTCGATGATTTGCCAGCCTTCGACAGCGGTGTGGCGCTATCGCTTCCCACCGCACTCCACGACGCTGCCGCGCCCTCGACAACCACATCTGAAAAGTCACCTTCCAGCGGCGCGAAGTCATCGCAGCGTCGGCCCAAGAACAAGTCCTTCGCGCCAGGTGCGGTGACGGGCAGTTCGGCGTCGATCTCGACCTTGCCGTTGAGCGTCACCTTCACCCGCGAACCGAGGCGCTCAAGCTTCACGTCATTCCACGAGCCGGGCTCGATGACGGTCTTGCCGCGCACGATTTGAGAGGCCGCGTTGCCGTTGAAGACGAAGAGCTTGCCGGGTTCGGAATCCTTGTAGCTGCCACCGATGCCGAGATGATCGCCGGGAGCCTGATGATCACCCTTCGGACCACGAGAGATGAGGTAAGCGGTCACGGCGCTGGCGTTGTTCGCCTTCGTGTTCTTGAAGCGCATCGACGCGGACCAGTTTTCATGCGCCTTGAGCAGCGCGGAGTTTTGCACCTGCTTCTGTTTTGTCCGTTCCGTTCGTCTCACCGCCCGCTGTGCATTCTCCTCACCTACTTTCGAGATGTTCCAAAGCTTCGCGATGAGCGAAGGCTCGATGGCGCGATCCCAGGTCGTGATCTCATCCAGCCGACCTTCGAGCCCTTGGCCGAAACGCACCTCATTCGCCGCTTTCCCGGCCTTTCCGGTTAAAACGGGCTTCTCCGAGCCATCGAGATGCACGCGCACATCTTCGCCATCGCGGATGAGCACGGCAAAGTGCCAGTCATCGGCAAAGAAAGTGGTTTCGGCTTTAGCCGAATCCGACTCTTCGGCTGAAGCCGAAGCCACTTTATCGCCCCATTCGAGCCTCACCGTGTGATCCGCGAACTGATGCGCCTTCAAGCTGACACCCAGCGCATTGATCAATTCGCCCGTGCGATCACTCGCGCCGCTTTCGTGACCGAGCCAAAACCAGAGGGCGATGGAGGATTGTTTCCCAAGATCAAGCTGTGGGGCTTTGAGATGGCCTCCAGCCATGTGAACAGAACGATTGAAGTCCACTTCCCCAAATGCAGAGAGATTGAGAACAGCTTCCTCACCATATCCAAGGCCAGAGCCTAGGCCGGGGAGAAAGACCGCATGTGCGCCAACGGCTTTCAAAGGAGGCGCGCCAGGGAAGCGCTTCAGGTCGATCAGATTGTGAGACTTGTAACGCCCTGGTTCCCGGATGTCCTGAAATCCTTTCGCATCATCAATTTCATCCAAACGCCAGTATGCGATAGGTTCAGAAGGAAGTGCCAGCATCACATACTCATTCCTCGTCTGCATGTCCGGCCATCGTCCTTTTATCCGCCAAATCTTGAACACTTGGAGAATTTTGGATTCAGCCGACTTTTCAAGGCCAGCAGTTCGAGCTGGCCAAGTTGTATAACCTCCGAGGACATGCTGTTCCGAAGGAGGAATATAACCCTCTGCTCCATTCGCCAATTCAATCACCATGCTTGGAAACGGTCTCAATAGGCTCTTTAGCCTCAATCCCGTTATCGCATAAACCTCATTCGGCAGTGTCGCGATGCTCAGATTTCCAATGCTGATGTATTGCAGCTTCACACTCGTCTTCTGCCGCTCGTGCAGGATCAGCGCCTCTCTCGCATAGACTTCCTCTTTGTTCTTCGGCACATCATTCTCGATTTTCGCGGCGATGGAGCGGGCCCAGGCGAGGCGTTTTTCGTCGGGGACGCGATACTTGAGCTCGAGTGTCTTCTCGACCATGCCAAGCGGGGCGTGATCGACATACTTCACGGTTTGCAGGGCCTTCATGGCGCTGTCGGCGACAGCGTCGGCGTAGTGGTCGATGGTGAGGGTCTTTTTCTCAGCGCCGTAGTCCATCCACATCTGGTCGCCGCTGGTGCCTGCACTCATGGCGGCGACGAAGCCGTCTGTGGCACCCATTTTCGCGGCGAGATGCTTGCTGAAAAGGCCGAAGTAGTCCGCCGATACGGGCGAGGTGCCGAAGTAGTGCTGCGAGTAGTTCGCGAGCACGCCGAGCGGTTTGCCATCGAGCGTTTGCAGCGCGATGACGCTGAGCTGGGGATCGACGGGGCCACTGGGGCCGACGACGTCCTTGCTGAGGTAGCCGGGGTGCATGTTCGCGCGGCCGGTGGGCTGGCCGAAGGGATCGACGACCTCCTTGCCGGGCAGGCGAATCCAGCGGCGATTGTGCGTGTGCTCCCAGTCATCGAACGAGCCCCAGCCGATGCGGGCCGGTTGTAGCGCTGCATTCGCCGCCACAATGGCCTCGGCGATCTTGGGCGTGAGGGATTTGGCATACACCGTGTCCTTCCGCGTGCCGAGGCAGCCCATCGCCGCCGGCGCGGAGTGCGTGTGCGTGGCGCTGACCATCATGCGATCCACCGGAATGCCGCATTGCTTCGCTGCGATGCCTTTGGCCTCGTCGATGAGCGACTGCTCCATCATGCAGGTGTCCACGATGGCGAAGGCGATCTTCATCTTCCCGTCATCAAGCACGAAACTGCGCACGAAGAGCTTGTCCGCGAGCTTTTCGCCCCGTCCTTCGAGAAAAC is part of the Verrucomicrobiaceae bacterium genome and harbors:
- a CDS encoding c-type cytochrome — encoded protein: MKPLILSISLLCALTASAATFRAGVATVDISPTEFPRIIAGGFLEGRGEKLADKLFVRSFVLDDGKMKIAFAIVDTCMMEQSLIDEAKGIAAKQCGIPVDRMMVSATHTHSAPAAMGCLGTRKDTVYAKSLTPKIAEAIVAANAALQPARIGWGSFDDWEHTHNRRWIRLPGKEVVDPFGQPTGRANMHPGYLSKDVVGPSGPVDPQLSVIALQTLDGKPLGVLANYSQHYFGTSPVSADYFGLFSKHLAAKMGATDGFVAAMSAGTSGDQMWMDYGAEKKTLTIDHYADAVADSAMKALQTVKYVDHAPLGMVEKTLELKYRVPDEKRLAWARSIAAKIENDVPKNKEEVYAREALILHERQKTSVKLQYISIGNLSIATLPNEVYAITGLRLKSLLRPFPSMVIELANGAEGYIPPSEQHVLGGYTTWPARTAGLEKSAESKILQVFKIWRIKGRWPDMQTRNEYVMLALPSEPIAYWRLDEIDDAKGFQDIREPGRYKSHNLIDLKRFPGAPPLKAVGAHAVFLPGLGSGLGYGEEAVLNLSAFGEVDFNRSVHMAGGHLKAPQLDLGKQSSIALWFWLGHESGASDRTGELINALGVSLKAHQFADHTVRLEWGDKVASASAEESDSAKAETTFFADDWHFAVLIRDGEDVRVHLDGSEKPVLTGKAGKAANEVRFGQGLEGRLDEITTWDRAIEPSLIAKLWNISKVGEENAQRAVRRTERTKQKQVQNSALLKAHENWSASMRFKNTKANNASAVTAYLISRGPKGDHQAPGDHLGIGGSYKDSEPGKLFVFNGNAASQIVRGKTVIEPGSWNDVKLERLGSRVKVTLNGKVEIDAELPVTAPGAKDLFLGRRCDDFAPLEGDFSDVVVEGAAASWSAVGSDSATPLSKAGKSSNTKDRSTAVSPMPGGPGISAPALHDAAATKKVPTASQPLSPEESAKKWHVREGYRIELVAAEPVVLDPVAFDWDEQGRLWVIEMADYPLGMDGNGKAGGRVVRLEDTDSDGRYDKRSDIVSDLSYPTGILTWREGVIVTAAPDIFFISPDGTKKVLYTGFSTGNQQLRVNGLRWGMDGWVYCAAGAHHGGYNKGTQIECKLTGEKIDLGSRDFRFKPDTGEFDPQSGPSQFGRARDDWGHWFGVQNSSPLWHYVLQDHYLRRNPHVIPPDPIQQLFPRNPPVYPASSMEKRFHSFDQAGRFTSACGIEVYRDVVLFNDGKTHAFTCEPFHNVVQHHILEDDGVTFKAVRDPAESKMDFLASEDRWCRPVMVRTGPDGALWVADMYRYMIEHPQWLPQNGKEELLPHYREGDDKGRIWRVVKSSHLAPRDEHTASKSEKTSGKGSVPFISTERDDYFASPNGWLRDKAQMMAMWSGEFALKGFFERPKGIALAQASWTLGLLNKDHEGEWQDLIQDTNPRVREQGLKMLEQFKWKGDDSSPLQKALAKLVNDKDDKVRLQLACTLGELKFEWAGDLLAELLDAAPAGSPLQGAAMSSVLPHLERVCALFPEGGEPENNKAIGMLFRCALATKNEKAISALLSQVEAKIHFEELLAVLDEKNLSLTDFAKQVTDAKARAAVDQMAAKLQQAAESLKTSPTMESLALLATDRGHRETVKGMLPELWAKTGGAEVLRLVAKLQPKGGEQFLLEGWDQRTPALRTQILETLLSNDDWALALLKRPEAKACDAATRARLMKHPKKNIANLAEKVCAESVSATRAAVVEKFKPALGMKGDAARGKTVFASVCISCHKLDGVGLELGPDLRSVAQHDAEKLLNSILDPSAIIEPGFMAYHCTLKSGEQLYGVIATETSASLTLKMAGNVTKSVLRSDIAALKSTGTSLMPEGLEAALTPQALADLIAYLKAKR